In one window of Gudongella oleilytica DNA:
- a CDS encoding DarT ssDNA thymidine ADP-ribosyltransferase family protein: MNLINQNVKHNKYGIGKIIEQCTTRITIEFPSRTAKFDYPSAFEKSLIIEDEKLHVSLIKEIKNHETVTEDKIVSERINKLDLTKTVRSNVNKDEPYFRNINIQKVRKDNESRIKHQIDQRGVKYLIHFTRIENLHSILQKGLVPISDLNRLKIEFVHNDDMRLDGQLDCTSCSVDFPNDRLFYVFREQKFRGTKWVVLKINKDILFSPTNIAFFCYTNAAHVLPKTANKAELCTSLAFEKMYSDEIITKDNKIINRSLQRLNSSMTTDPQAEILISGTIETKYIATINFYKEGDIEYYRSIYGSDLLDMNDYVVEPDLFRNRNDLLY, from the coding sequence GTGAACTTAATTAATCAGAACGTGAAACATAATAAGTATGGTATAGGAAAGATTATTGAACAGTGCACCACTCGAATAACGATTGAATTTCCTTCTAGGACAGCCAAATTCGATTACCCAAGTGCCTTTGAAAAGTCCCTAATAATCGAAGACGAAAAGCTACATGTATCACTTATTAAGGAGATAAAAAATCATGAAACAGTTACTGAGGATAAAATAGTATCAGAAAGAATAAATAAATTGGATTTAACTAAAACTGTTAGATCTAATGTCAATAAAGATGAGCCCTACTTTAGAAATATTAATATTCAAAAAGTAAGAAAGGATAATGAGAGTAGAATCAAGCATCAAATTGATCAGAGAGGGGTTAAGTATTTAATACATTTTACAAGAATCGAAAATCTACATAGTATTTTACAAAAAGGATTGGTTCCAATAAGCGATTTGAATAGATTGAAGATTGAATTTGTGCATAATGATGATATGAGATTAGATGGGCAATTAGACTGTACTAGTTGTTCGGTAGATTTTCCAAATGATAGACTTTTTTATGTTTTTAGAGAACAAAAATTTCGAGGTACTAAGTGGGTGGTGCTTAAGATTAACAAAGATATTTTATTTTCACCCACAAACATTGCATTCTTTTGTTACACAAATGCTGCACATGTGCTCCCTAAAACAGCTAATAAAGCTGAACTATGCACTTCACTTGCTTTTGAGAAAATGTACAGTGATGAAATAATAACTAAAGATAATAAAATAATTAATAGATCATTGCAAAGATTAAATTCATCAATGACAACAGATCCTCAGGCTGAGATTTTAATTAGTGGTACTATTGAAACAAAATATATTGCAACGATAAATTTCTATAAAGAGGGAGACATTGAATACTATAGGTCAATCTATGGTTCTGATCTGCTAGATATGAACGATTACGTAGTCGAACCAGATTTGTTTAGAAATAGAAATGATCTCTTATATTAG
- a CDS encoding aminotransferase class V-fold PLP-dependent enzyme: MDTSKFEKIRLEQYPLAQKYTYLDTSTTGVFATRSRDAMVDFLDNRYSEGMDMYDFVDNWKHADALRETAAKVINAEADEIFFSASSSEMLNVFTNGIELKENANIITTDLAFPSTVYNWFNRVGEENVRLAKSEDGQLPAERLFELVDENTAVIALCMVENTSGWYHDIKTIGEFCKSRGIYLVLDATQCICAMKIDVKETNIDFLAVSSYKWLGGVFGVGFSYVSNRILDKISPKYVGWTGNKNRTDHSRYNLELSDGANRFETGSLNWVGLRGLEQSLNIYLELGKEDVEEYILSLVDYLYEKVSESKALDLVGPFPKERRSGIVYIKFPIEWKLNDRILRENGIRAHATNSGTIRVGIHFFNNKEDIDKLTEFLESMS, encoded by the coding sequence ATGGACACATCCAAATTCGAGAAGATAAGGCTTGAGCAGTACCCGTTAGCGCAGAAATATACATACCTTGATACCTCTACAACGGGAGTATTCGCAACAAGAAGCAGGGATGCAATGGTTGATTTTCTTGATAACAGATATTCAGAAGGCATGGATATGTACGACTTTGTGGACAACTGGAAGCACGCAGATGCCTTGAGGGAGACTGCTGCCAAGGTCATAAATGCTGAAGCAGATGAGATATTCTTTTCTGCCTCAAGCTCAGAAATGCTAAATGTTTTTACCAATGGGATCGAGCTTAAGGAAAATGCAAATATCATTACAACTGATCTGGCCTTTCCTTCAACAGTATACAACTGGTTCAACAGGGTTGGAGAGGAGAATGTAAGGCTTGCCAAGTCAGAGGACGGGCAATTACCTGCTGAAAGACTGTTTGAGCTTGTGGATGAGAACACCGCTGTCATTGCTCTTTGCATGGTTGAGAACACATCAGGCTGGTACCATGATATAAAGACTATTGGAGAGTTTTGCAAATCGAGAGGTATATATCTTGTTCTGGATGCTACTCAGTGCATCTGTGCCATGAAGATAGACGTTAAGGAAACTAATATAGATTTTCTTGCAGTTTCATCATATAAGTGGCTTGGTGGAGTATTTGGGGTAGGATTCTCCTATGTATCAAACAGGATCCTTGATAAGATAAGTCCAAAATACGTAGGCTGGACCGGGAATAAGAACAGAACGGATCACAGCAGATATAACCTGGAACTTTCTGATGGAGCCAACAGGTTCGAAACCGGAAGCCTTAACTGGGTGGGACTTAGAGGACTTGAACAGTCTCTCAATATCTACCTTGAGCTTGGTAAGGAAGATGTTGAGGAATATATCCTGAGTCTTGTTGACTATCTGTATGAAAAAGTCTCTGAATCGAAGGCTTTGGATCTTGTGGGACCTTTTCCCAAGGAACGAAGATCCGGGATAGTGTATATCAAGTTCCCCATAGAGTGGAAGCTCAATGACAGGATACTTCGTGAAAATGGGATCAGGGCTCATGCCACTAATAGCGGGACAATAAGAGTTGGGATCCACTTCTTCAACAATAAGGAAGACATTGATAAGTTGACGGAATTTCTGGAATCGATGTCATAA
- a CDS encoding ErpK protein, with protein sequence MGRRSISIDEKISKQKEVVSQLKDKYDSALNELNVLMKKKQELQGKELLNAFVNTSKSLDEILAFMSENEDEKP encoded by the coding sequence ATGGGCAGACGAAGCATATCCATTGACGAAAAAATATCTAAGCAAAAAGAAGTGGTTTCCCAGTTGAAAGATAAGTACGATTCAGCGCTTAACGAGTTGAATGTTTTGATGAAAAAGAAACAGGAACTGCAAGGAAAAGAACTCCTAAATGCATTCGTAAACACCAGCAAAAGTCTGGATGAAATTTTGGCATTTATGAGTGAAAACGAGGATGAAAAACCCTAA
- a CDS encoding TetR/AcrR family transcriptional regulator C-terminal domain-containing protein produces MKSDITKKALASSLKELVSKHPLENVSIADITNNCGLSRHSFYYHFKDKQNLVTWIFKYEVMSKLDQRWPRDIYRDTLAFFKAIEKDRDFYINAFNYTGQNSLSEFLYNWNSKDMTRYLKNFAEENPTYKKLLEDEFNFTFIVNLMAHTLSGPAIDWITMGMKPSAEIAAKVISNVLSDFLPSFLKETYK; encoded by the coding sequence ATGAAGTCTGATATTACAAAAAAGGCATTGGCTTCATCTCTTAAGGAGTTAGTGTCAAAGCATCCTTTGGAGAACGTCAGTATTGCTGACATTACAAATAACTGTGGATTGAGCAGACACAGCTTTTATTATCACTTCAAGGATAAGCAAAACCTCGTAACCTGGATATTCAAATATGAGGTAATGTCCAAGCTCGATCAGCGGTGGCCAAGGGATATATATAGAGATACCTTGGCATTTTTCAAGGCAATCGAAAAGGATAGAGATTTCTACATCAATGCTTTCAATTACACAGGTCAAAACAGTCTTTCCGAATTCCTGTATAACTGGAACAGCAAGGATATGACTAGATATCTTAAGAATTTTGCCGAAGAGAATCCTACTTACAAGAAGCTTCTTGAGGATGAATTCAATTTTACCTTCATCGTAAATCTAATGGCACACACCTTGTCAGGACCTGCAATCGATTGGATAACCATGGGCATGAAGCCCTCTGCTGAAATTGCCGCAAAGGTAATTTCCAATGTGCTGTCAGATTTCCTTCCGAGCTTCCTCAAAGAAACCTATAAATGA
- the buk gene encoding butyrate kinase → MGYKILVINPGSTSTKIGVFEDEKLIFEETIRHSAEEIHKYDVIFDQYEFRKDLILEALEKKSFDLKSLDVVVGRGGAMKPVEGGTYAVNDAMLYDLEFRPQVQHASNIGAAIAVEIAKPLGIPAFIVDPVVVDELEDVARISGIPLIERKTGFHALNQRAIAKRFAREQGKDYTELDLIVVHIGGGVSVGVHKKGRIVDVNHATHEGPFTPERAGELPTEPLAQLCFSGKYSMNEIRKMLVGKGGMAAYLGTNNVREVEQRAFSGDDKAKLILDAFIYQVAKEIGKYSVVLCGEVDAIILTGGVAYSKYITDSLIKMISFIGPIFLYPGEDELLALAQGGLRVLKGEEEAKEYK, encoded by the coding sequence GTGGGATATAAAATACTGGTAATAAATCCAGGTTCTACGTCGACGAAAATAGGTGTTTTTGAGGATGAAAAGCTGATTTTTGAGGAAACCATCCGACACAGCGCTGAAGAGATCCATAAATACGATGTGATTTTTGACCAGTATGAATTCAGGAAAGACCTTATTCTTGAGGCTTTGGAGAAGAAAAGCTTTGATTTGAAATCACTGGATGTGGTGGTTGGAAGAGGAGGAGCGATGAAGCCCGTAGAGGGTGGCACCTACGCCGTAAATGACGCCATGCTTTATGATCTTGAGTTCAGGCCGCAGGTGCAGCATGCCTCCAATATTGGGGCAGCAATAGCTGTTGAGATCGCGAAGCCTCTTGGTATTCCTGCATTTATTGTGGATCCTGTCGTTGTAGATGAGCTTGAGGATGTCGCAAGGATATCCGGAATACCTCTAATCGAAAGAAAGACAGGCTTCCATGCACTTAATCAAAGAGCTATTGCCAAGAGATTTGCACGGGAACAAGGCAAAGACTATACTGAGCTTGATCTGATCGTCGTTCATATTGGCGGGGGAGTAAGCGTAGGTGTTCATAAAAAGGGCCGGATCGTCGATGTCAATCATGCCACCCATGAGGGGCCATTTACTCCTGAGAGAGCTGGTGAATTGCCTACAGAACCTTTGGCTCAGCTATGCTTCAGCGGGAAATATTCAATGAATGAGATAAGGAAAATGCTTGTTGGAAAAGGCGGTATGGCTGCATACCTGGGAACCAATAATGTCAGGGAAGTAGAACAGAGAGCCTTTTCAGGAGATGATAAGGCTAAGCTTATTCTGGATGCATTCATCTATCAGGTTGCAAAGGAGATAGGGAAGTACTCTGTGGTGCTTTGTGGTGAGGTCGATGCAATAATACTGACCGGCGGAGTGGCCTACAGCAAATATATCACTGATAGCTTGATAAAAATGATATCCTTTATAGGTCCGATATTTCTTTATCCCGGCGAGGATGAGCTGTTGGCTCTTGCTCAGGGAGGGTTGAGAGTTCTTAAGGGCGAAGAAGAGGCTAAGGAATATAAATAG
- a CDS encoding aldehyde ferredoxin oxidoreductase family protein, with amino-acid sequence MLYGYAGKMLFIDLTDGKIEEKELTKEMAENFVGGYGFGAKILYEMMPAGTDPLGKDSVMGFITGPTSATKAFFGGRYTTVHKSPVTGGWNDANSGGFFGPELKKAGYDALFVKGCSEKPVYIYINDGKVEIRDASRIWGLDSKESWEELKKETGEPRIRVSVIGPAGERQALLSCPVNDGHRVPGRGGGGAVMGSKNLKGIAVRGTGSIPVADPEKVLEINKGIGEFMKTSSLAQAFGTFGTGVGTAASALGGDSPVKNWGGVGVVDFGTEKAEKITATTIDKYKVKKYNCSACPLGCGAVYSVNDGRWPMEETERPEYETAAAFGSTCLCGEADAIMKCNEICNRYGFDTISAGMTIAWAMECYDKDLLTKDDLDGIDLTWGNGAAMVELMQKMADGVGCGAILANGSAYAAKYWGKGEEYLQTASGIELPMHDPRFAPGLARTYKYDPTPGRHVKGGIGLVQMMSTDPSKYNYENTGQMDLAMTTNTEVTNASSMCLFNAYAAPPEALKEYLTAITGVEYDDKKILETGWRIYLSRHAFNVREGIKPADHTLTQRAVGNPPLTEGPLKGVNVDEAKLSKNFFDAIKIDIETGLPEKDILVELGHLDELVKDFYGN; translated from the coding sequence ATGTTATACGGATATGCTGGAAAAATGCTTTTTATCGATCTTACAGATGGGAAAATTGAAGAAAAGGAATTAACCAAGGAAATGGCTGAGAACTTCGTTGGAGGTTACGGCTTTGGGGCTAAAATCCTCTATGAAATGATGCCTGCGGGCACTGATCCCTTAGGCAAAGATAGTGTGATGGGCTTTATCACAGGTCCCACAAGTGCAACAAAAGCCTTCTTCGGGGGACGATACACCACAGTACATAAATCCCCGGTAACCGGTGGATGGAATGACGCTAACTCTGGAGGTTTCTTTGGACCGGAATTAAAAAAGGCTGGATACGATGCCCTCTTTGTAAAGGGGTGCAGTGAAAAGCCAGTTTATATCTATATCAATGATGGAAAAGTAGAAATAAGAGATGCCTCCAGGATTTGGGGCTTGGACAGCAAGGAGTCTTGGGAGGAGTTGAAAAAAGAAACAGGAGAGCCCAGGATAAGAGTATCTGTCATAGGGCCTGCTGGAGAAAGGCAAGCGCTTCTTTCCTGCCCTGTCAATGATGGCCATCGAGTTCCCGGAAGAGGCGGCGGCGGTGCAGTAATGGGCTCCAAAAATCTAAAAGGAATAGCAGTCAGAGGTACCGGCAGTATACCTGTAGCGGATCCTGAAAAGGTTTTGGAGATAAATAAAGGAATTGGAGAATTTATGAAAACCAGTTCTCTGGCACAGGCATTTGGAACCTTCGGAACAGGAGTAGGTACAGCAGCCTCTGCCCTTGGAGGAGACTCACCAGTAAAGAACTGGGGTGGTGTAGGCGTAGTTGACTTTGGTACAGAAAAGGCTGAGAAAATAACAGCTACGACCATAGATAAATACAAAGTAAAAAAATACAATTGTTCTGCATGTCCATTAGGGTGCGGTGCTGTATACAGTGTTAATGATGGAAGATGGCCAATGGAGGAAACAGAGCGACCCGAATATGAAACAGCCGCAGCCTTTGGAAGCACATGTCTCTGCGGTGAAGCCGATGCCATAATGAAATGCAATGAAATATGCAACAGATACGGGTTTGACACTATCTCCGCCGGAATGACCATAGCATGGGCTATGGAGTGCTATGACAAAGATTTGCTGACCAAGGATGATCTTGACGGTATCGACCTCACTTGGGGGAATGGTGCTGCAATGGTCGAGCTAATGCAAAAAATGGCAGATGGTGTAGGCTGTGGGGCGATCCTGGCAAATGGATCTGCTTATGCTGCGAAATATTGGGGAAAAGGCGAAGAATATCTTCAGACTGCATCCGGCATTGAGCTACCAATGCACGATCCAAGATTTGCACCTGGACTTGCAAGAACCTACAAGTACGATCCAACACCTGGAAGACACGTAAAGGGCGGTATTGGTCTCGTTCAGATGATGAGTACAGATCCAAGCAAATACAACTATGAAAATACAGGACAGATGGACCTGGCTATGACAACCAATACGGAAGTAACAAACGCAAGCAGCATGTGCCTGTTCAATGCCTACGCTGCACCTCCAGAGGCTTTAAAAGAGTACCTGACAGCAATTACCGGAGTTGAATATGACGATAAAAAGATACTTGAAACAGGCTGGAGAATATACCTGTCACGACATGCCTTCAACGTAAGAGAGGGCATAAAACCGGCTGATCATACACTAACTCAAAGAGCAGTCGGAAATCCTCCACTGACAGAGGGTCCCCTTAAGGGAGTCAACGTAGACGAGGCAAAACTTAGCAAAAACTTTTTCGATGCAATAAAAATCGATATTGAAACTGGTCTTCCTGAGAAGGATATTCTTGTTGAGCTTGGTCATCTGGACGAACTGGTTAAGGATTTCTACGGGAATTAG
- a CDS encoding PQQ-dependent sugar dehydrogenase, with the protein MNKKWLIVFILIISLVIFWILGGLDSLAGKILRMNPDGSVPEDNPFENSLVYAYGLRNPQGFSWHPVNCDLS; encoded by the coding sequence ATGAACAAGAAGTGGTTGATAGTATTTATACTGATAATTTCATTGGTCATATTCTGGATCTTAGGTGGGTTGGATTCACTGGCAGGGAAGATCCTAAGGATGAATCCGGACGGCAGCGTTCCTGAGGATAATCCATTCGAAAATAGCCTTGTCTATGCATATGGACTTAGGAATCCGCAGGGCTTTTCGTGGCATCCGGTCAACTGTGATCTATCATGA
- a CDS encoding ADP-ribosylglycohydrolase family protein, whose translation MLGAIIGDIVGSVYEWDNIKTKDFPLFRKDCFFTDDTVMTIAVADAIMQGKREMLGSGVSSHGGITVSEDLFIDSMKKWGRLYPYAGYGGNFRLWIQSNTREPYNSWGNGSAMRVSPCAWVCDQTQFIHECIEDVDLLATTSASVTHNHPEGIKGAVETARAIWFMLRARSFDDYPNNIDDWKDMIRKNSGYDLTRTLDEIRPTYHFNETCMDTVPQAIIAFLESTDFEDAIRNAISLGGDSDTLAAITGSIAEAAYGIPEWIKEKAWSYLDEPLREVCRKWKVLIAEKQ comes from the coding sequence ATGCTTGGAGCTATTATTGGTGACATCGTTGGTTCTGTCTATGAGTGGGATAATATTAAAACGAAAGATTTTCCCCTTTTCCGTAAGGATTGCTTTTTCACGGACGATACAGTTATGACGATTGCGGTGGCAGATGCCATTATGCAGGGGAAAAGGGAGATGCTTGGGAGCGGTGTTAGTTCTCACGGAGGGATAACTGTAAGCGAGGATCTATTTATTGACTCTATGAAGAAGTGGGGGAGACTATACCCATATGCAGGCTATGGAGGGAATTTCAGATTATGGATACAATCTAATACCCGGGAACCATATAACAGCTGGGGCAATGGCTCAGCAATGAGGGTATCCCCTTGTGCCTGGGTTTGCGATCAGACTCAGTTTATTCATGAATGCATTGAGGATGTTGATCTACTTGCCACAACGAGCGCATCGGTCACTCACAATCACCCTGAGGGGATCAAGGGAGCTGTGGAGACTGCAAGGGCTATATGGTTTATGCTTAGGGCACGCAGCTTTGATGACTACCCAAATAACATTGATGATTGGAAGGATATGATCAGAAAGAATTCAGGCTATGATTTGACTCGAACTCTGGATGAAATAAGGCCCACCTACCATTTCAACGAAACGTGTATGGATACTGTTCCTCAAGCTATTATTGCATTTCTTGAGAGCACTGACTTTGAAGATGCCATCAGAAACGCCATATCCCTTGGCGGCGACAGCGATACGCTGGCAGCGATAACTGGAAGTATTGCCGAAGCTGCATATGGTATTCCAGAGTGGATCAAGGAAAAAGCCTGGTCGTACCTTGATGAACCGTTAAGAGAAGTTTGCCGCAAGTGGAAGGTTTTAATAGCTGAAAAACAATAG
- a CDS encoding Smr/MutS family protein translates to MREYFVAKKHIELDLHGMTLDQARHYLEVSVEFNKDMVEEIIVIHGYKHGNCLKDYVQKEFSSKFVSRKYIWMNPGVTSLIISKN, encoded by the coding sequence ATGAGGGAATATTTTGTAGCAAAAAAGCACATTGAGTTGGATTTACATGGCATGACTTTGGATCAAGCTAGACACTATCTTGAAGTTTCAGTAGAATTTAATAAAGACATGGTAGAAGAGATAATTGTTATTCATGGTTACAAGCATGGCAATTGCTTAAAAGATTATGTTCAAAAAGAATTTTCTTCAAAATTTGTTTCAAGAAAATATATTTGGATGAATCCTGGAGTTACTTCACTTATAATTTCGAAAAACTAA
- a CDS encoding DarT1-associated NADAR antitoxin family protein, with protein sequence MAKRICFISNINGYPLYKEAEIEFKYFNGYSLQQKQKSISSMHLSINNSYPNLKVLEVSTKSNIPLGVELSAFNLKFYDELNSKEFPLENIFQSSKIFEMGGPYRDLLYVQPKEAKRDERLKTSGRLIGFNFNNIIWESEPKSMFYDWLYIKALTRNERLSKDIIKYEAFTDIEFNHEKSYNCQARSAAIFVSLFKLGKLKETLNDNGAFKKIYSVSTNENSQITFI encoded by the coding sequence ATGGCAAAGAGAATATGTTTTATATCAAATATAAATGGATACCCATTATATAAAGAAGCTGAGATTGAATTTAAATACTTCAATGGTTACTCATTACAGCAAAAACAAAAATCAATAAGTTCAATGCATTTAAGTATTAACAATAGTTATCCAAATCTAAAGGTACTCGAGGTTTCAACTAAATCAAACATCCCGCTAGGTGTAGAGTTAAGTGCTTTTAATCTAAAATTTTATGATGAGCTAAATAGTAAGGAATTTCCTCTGGAAAACATATTCCAATCATCAAAAATATTTGAAATGGGAGGACCTTACAGAGATCTTCTTTATGTTCAACCTAAGGAAGCAAAAAGAGATGAGAGGTTAAAAACATCGGGTAGATTAATTGGTTTTAATTTCAACAATATCATTTGGGAGAGTGAACCAAAATCAATGTTTTATGATTGGCTTTATATAAAGGCTTTAACTAGGAATGAAAGGCTATCAAAAGACATTATTAAATATGAAGCATTTACAGACATTGAATTTAATCATGAAAAGTCATATAATTGCCAGGCTCGTTCTGCTGCAATATTTGTCAGTTTATTCAAGCTTGGGAAATTAAAGGAGACTCTAAATGATAATGGGGCTTTTAAAAAGATTTACTCAGTATCAACAAATGAAAACTCTCAGATAACTTTTATTTAG
- a CDS encoding transposase, whose amino-acid sequence MYTDVRVKIPDEKGKVTRKKIRGTTYIYYQTDRIYDPEKKYSIPKSTPIGKLCEDDQTMMIPNEKYLIFYPEAKLPEEKKSSRRSACLRVGAHMVLKRIVAEYHLDVLLGDLIGKDSGLFLDLAIYTIITENNAGQYYPDYAYNHPLFTSKMRLYSDSKVSDFIASIKKDQSVEFLNRWNENRDHREKIYISYDSTNKNCQAGDVDFVEFGHAKDDQNKPILNYSIAYDKNNREPLFYEMYPGSVVDVSQLQYMLEKTEGYGYRHVGFILDRGYFSKENIRYMDKCGYDFVIMMKGMKKYAHSLVMENKGTFEESRKHSIRDYKVSGSTVKGKLFPSDEKDRYFHIYFNESKRTGEREQLEEKIDRMASYLKSQEGKMGYECPSALCHYFEPFYHGQGDERVFMFARERQDVIDREIKLCGYFIIITSEKMSAEEALELYKSRDGSEKLFQGDKSYLGNKSFRVHGSESVNSKIFIEFVALIIRNKFYTYLKDQMKKNNKSENYMTVPAALRELEKIEMIRQSDGNYRLDHAVTATQKEILKAFDLTERNIREQAISINSQLKMIEGL is encoded by the coding sequence ATGTACACTGATGTGAGAGTAAAAATACCTGATGAAAAAGGAAAAGTAACTAGGAAGAAAATCAGAGGAACCACCTACATTTATTATCAAACAGATCGCATTTATGACCCGGAAAAAAAGTATAGCATTCCTAAAAGTACACCTATCGGAAAGCTCTGTGAAGATGATCAGACGATGATGATTCCGAACGAGAAATACTTGATTTTTTATCCGGAAGCAAAGCTTCCTGAAGAAAAGAAATCCTCCCGCAGAAGTGCTTGCTTAAGAGTTGGTGCACATATGGTTCTGAAAAGAATTGTCGCTGAATATCACTTGGATGTTTTGCTTGGAGATCTAATAGGAAAAGACAGTGGCCTTTTTCTGGATCTTGCGATATATACCATCATTACTGAAAATAATGCTGGTCAATACTATCCGGATTATGCATACAACCATCCGCTATTTACCAGTAAAATGAGGCTTTACAGCGATTCTAAAGTGTCTGATTTCATAGCTTCAATCAAGAAAGATCAAAGCGTTGAATTTCTCAACAGATGGAATGAAAACCGGGATCACAGAGAGAAAATCTACATATCCTATGATTCGACGAACAAAAATTGTCAGGCAGGAGATGTGGATTTTGTTGAATTTGGCCATGCCAAGGATGATCAGAACAAACCGATATTGAATTACTCCATAGCATACGACAAGAACAATAGAGAACCGCTATTTTATGAAATGTATCCCGGAAGCGTAGTAGACGTGTCACAGCTGCAGTACATGCTTGAAAAAACAGAAGGCTATGGCTATCGACACGTTGGATTCATTCTGGATCGAGGGTATTTCAGTAAAGAAAACATCCGATATATGGACAAATGCGGTTATGACTTCGTCATCATGATGAAAGGAATGAAAAAGTACGCCCATAGTCTGGTGATGGAGAATAAAGGAACTTTCGAAGAGAGCCGAAAACACAGTATTCGGGACTATAAAGTAAGCGGAAGCACCGTGAAAGGGAAACTGTTCCCTTCAGATGAGAAAGACAGATATTTTCATATATACTTTAACGAAAGCAAGAGAACAGGCGAACGCGAACAACTGGAAGAAAAAATCGACAGAATGGCCTCATATTTAAAATCCCAGGAAGGGAAGATGGGATATGAATGTCCGAGTGCCTTATGCCACTACTTTGAACCCTTTTATCATGGTCAGGGGGATGAAAGAGTCTTTATGTTCGCAAGAGAGCGTCAAGATGTGATCGATAGGGAAATCAAGCTGTGCGGATATTTCATAATAATCACATCTGAAAAAATGTCAGCAGAAGAAGCGCTTGAGCTGTATAAAAGCAGAGATGGTTCTGAGAAACTCTTCCAAGGAGACAAGTCGTATCTGGGCAACAAAAGCTTCAGGGTACATGGAAGTGAATCGGTCAATAGCAAGATATTCATTGAGTTTGTCGCACTGATCATACGCAACAAGTTTTACACATATCTGAAAGACCAGATGAAGAAAAACAACAAAAGCGAGAATTACATGACGGTTCCAGCAGCTCTTAGGGAACTGGAAAAAATAGAGATGATTCGTCAGAGTGATGGTAATTACCGTTTGGATCATGCCGTGACTGCAACACAAAAGGAAATACTTAAGGCATTTGATCTGACTGAAAGAAACATTCGTGAACAAGCGATAAGCATTAACAGTCAACTAAAAATGATTGAAGGATTGTAA